From a single Rosa rugosa chromosome 7, drRosRugo1.1, whole genome shotgun sequence genomic region:
- the LOC133720007 gene encoding zinc finger CCCH domain-containing protein 1-like, which produces MADSGGNAEPGEVCNFFRKPTTKRNFRKRTSEAEEDEESNSGSAVLPSQRKAAKPDGKLFFSSGPSKSSASDDGKVIFEFKSSKEIQVEHDSRATATLETETEFSRDARAVRERVLKQSEEALKGTGKSTGNEKLYKGLHGYTDHKAGFRRELTVASEKAGGSHGPLRASAHIRASTRFDYQPDICKDYKETGYCGYGDSCKFMHDRGDYKSGWQMEREWDEAEKVRKRNLALREAGEEVEDDDDDDDDDDDSLPFACFICRQTFVDPVVTKCNHYFCEHCALKHHSKNKKCFVCNKPTLGIFNTAHEIRKRIAAEGK; this is translated from the exons ATGGCAGATTCCGGTGGAAACGCAGAACCTGGAGAAG TTTGCAACTTCTTCAGGAAGCCAACAACAAAGAGAAATTTCAGAAAGCGTACTTCTGAAGCTGAGGAAGATGAGGAATCAAATTCTGGGAGTGCGGTATTACCAAGTCAAAGAAAAGCTGCAAAGCCTGATGGCAAGTTGTTTTTTTCTAGTGGACCCTCTAAGAGCTCTGCATCTGATGATGGGAAAGTAATTTTTGAGTTTAAGTCTTCAAAAGAAATCCAAGTTGAACACGATAGCAGAGCAACAGCGACACTGGAGACTGAGACTGAGTTCTCTAGAGACGCCCGGGCAGTTCGAGAGAGAGTTCTTAAGCAGTCAGAGGAGGCCTTGAAGGGAACCGGGAAAAGCACAGGCAATGAAAAACTGTATAAAGGGCTCCATGGATATACTGATCACAAGGCTGGGTTTCGTAGAGAGCTAACAGTGGCCAGTGAGAAAGCGGGAGGTTCCCATGGGCCTCTCAGGGCTTCTGCTCACATCAGGGCTTCCACACGATTTGATTATCAGCCAGATATCTGTAAGGATTACAAAGAGACTGGTTACTGCGGTTATGGAGATTCCTGCAAGTTTATGCATGATCGTGGGGACTACAAGTCTGGCTGGCAGATGGAAAGGGAGTGGGATGAAGCAGAGAAAGTCAGGAAGAGAAATTTAGCTTTGCGTGAGGCTGGTGAGGAAGTTGAAGACGAcgatgatgacgacgacgacgacgatgacTCGTTACCCTTTGCATGTTTCATCTGCAGACAAACTTTTGTTGATCCTGTTGTAACCAAGTGCAACCACTACTTCTGCGAGCACTGTGCACTAAAG CATCATTCAAAGAACAAGAAGTGCTTTGTGTGCAACAAGCCGACTCTTGGCATTTTCAATACAGCTCATGAAATACGCAAAAGGATAGCTGCAGAGGGCAAATAA